One part of the Lotus japonicus ecotype B-129 chromosome 2, LjGifu_v1.2 genome encodes these proteins:
- the LOC130736417 gene encoding uncharacterized protein LOC130736417: MEVYVDDMIVKSVLGSSHHEDLTEAFGRLRKHNMRLNPEKCSFGIQGRKFFGFMITSRGIEINPDKCKTVQEMKSPSSVKEVQRLTGRIAALSRFLPHSGETSAPFFKCLKKNAAFEWSSECEEAFKRLKEMLFAPPVLSKPTQGLPLHLYFSFSDHAISSVILQEVNREQKIVYFVSHTLQGAEIRYQKIEKAALPVLVTARRLRPHFQIFQVKIRTDLPLRQVLQKPDLSGRLVAWSVELSEYGLQYDKRGKVGAQTLADFVVELTPEDSEKVSMQWTLFVDGSSNDNGSEVGVTLQGPGELVLEQSLRFQFKASNNQAEYEALIAGLKLAVEVQIDSLLVRTDSLLVANQVNGEFQVKDPALIKYLERVRLLMGRLQEVVVEFVSRAQNQRADARAKLASTRKPGNNGSVIQETLANPSIEGDLVASVDRQETWMDPIVDILEGEPSEVVKYSKEQRREAGHYTLLDGILFRRGFSSPLLRCLPPGKYEVVMAEVHGGGGFR; the protein is encoded by the coding sequence atggaggtaTATGTCGATGATATGATCGTGAAATCGGTTTTGGGATCAAGCCATCATGAGGATTTGACGGAAGCTTTTGGCAGGCTCCGAAAGCATAATATGAGGCTCAATccggagaagtgttcttttggtatACAGGGCAGGAAGTTTTTCGGCTTCATGATTACGTCAAGAGGGATTGAGATCAATCCAGATAAGTGTAAAACAGTCCAAGAAATGAAAAGCCCCAGCAGTGTAAAAGAGGTGCAGCGCCTGACGGGACGGATTGCAGCCCTGTCCAGGTTTCTCCCTCATTCAGGCGAAACGTCGGCCCCATTCTTCAAGTGCCTAAAGAAGAATGCGGCGTTTGAGTGGAGTTCAGAATGCGAAGAAGCCTTTAAACGCCTCAAAGAGATGTTGTTCGCGCCACCCGTGTTGTCAAAACCTACCCAAGGCCTCCCAttgcacttgtatttttcttTCAGCGATCATGCAATCAGCTCCGTCATTCTTCAGGAGGTAAACAGAGAGCAAAAAATAGTTTACTTCGTAAGCCATACACTTCAAGGGGCGGAGATTaggtatcagaagatagagAAGGCGGCGCTCCCCGTCCTCGTTACCGCCAGACGACTAAGACCTCACTTTCAAATCTTTcaggtaaaaataagaactgatCTTCCTTTGAGACAGGTGTTGCAGAAGCCAGATTTGTCAGGGAGACTTGTCGcatggtcggttgaattgtcagaatacGGTTTGCAATACGACAAAAGGGGGAAGGTCGGTGCGCAGACtttagctgattttgtggtggagttaACGCCAGAAGACAGTGAGAAGGTGAGCATGCAATGGACATTGTTTGTCGATGGGTCATCAAATGACAACGGAAGTGAAGTAGGGGTGACGCTACAAGGGCCTGGGGAGTTGGTATTAGAGCAGTCCCTCAGATTCCAGTTCAAAGCCAGCAAtaaccaggcagaatatgaggCCCTGATCGCCGGGCTGAAGTTAGCAGTTGAGGTACAGATTGACAGTTTGCTGGTTAGAACGGACTCGTTGCTAGTGGCAAACCAGGTAAATGGGGAATTCCAGGTGAAGGACCCGGCCTTGATAAAATATCTAGAGCGTGTACGACTGTTGATGGGTCGACTGCAAGAGGTGGTAGTTGAATTCGTGTCAAGGGCGCAGAACCAGAGAGCGGACGCCCGAGCAAAATTGGCAAGCACTCGGAAGCCGGGAAATAATGGAAGTGTGATCCAAGAGACGCTCGCCAATCCTAGCATAGAAGGAGATTTGGTAGCCTCGGTTGACCGCCAAGAAACTTGGATGGACCCCATTGTAGACATCTTGGAGGGTGAGCCAAGCGAAGTGGTAAAATACTCGAAGGAACAAAGGAGAGAGGCAGGACACTACACTTTACTAGATGGGATACTCTTTCGACGAGGATTTAGTTCGCCACTCCTGAGATGTCTTCCGCCCGGGAAGTACGAGGTTGTTATGGCAGAGGTTCACGGGGGGGGGGGTTTCCGCTAG
- the LOC130737988 gene encoding 5-methyltetrahydropteroyltriglutamate--homocysteine methyltransferase 1 isoform X1, translating into MASHIVGYPRMGPKRELKFALESFWDGKSSAEDLKKVAAGLRASIWKQMADAGIKYIPSNTFSYYDQVLDATAMLGAVPPRYGWTGGEIGFDTYFSMARGNASVPAMEMTKWFDTNYHFIVPELGPDVNFTYASHKAVDEYKEAKAFLFQLGVDTIPVLIGPVSYLVLSKPAKGADKSFSLLSLLPKVIAVYKEVVADLKAAGATWIQFDEPTLVLDLDPHTLQAFTATYSELESTLSGLNVLIETYFADVPAEAYKTLTTLNGITAFGFDLVRGAKTLDLIKGGFPSGKHLFAGVVDGRNIWANDLAASLSTLTSLEGIVGKDNLVVSTSCSLLHTAVDLVNETKLDNEIKSWLAFAAQKIVEVNALAKALSGQKDEAFFSSNAAAQASRKSSPRVTNEAVQKAAAALKGSDHRRATNVGARLDAQQKKLNLPVLPTTTIGSFPQTVELRRVRREYKANKITEEEYVTSIKEEIRKVVELQEQLDIDVLVHGEPERNDMVEYFGEQLSGFAFTVNGWVQSYGSRCVKPPIIYGDVSRPKPMTVFWSSMAQSMTKRPMKGMLTGPVTILNWSFVRNDQPRSETTYQIALAIKDEVEDLEKGGIGVIQIDEAALREGLPLRKSEQAHYLDWAVHAFRITNIGVQDTTQIHTHMCYSNFNDIIHSIIDMDADVITIENSRSDEKLLSVFREGVKYGAGIGPGVYDIHSPRIPPTEEIADRINKMLAVLETNILWVNPDCGLKTRKYTEVNPALTNMVAATKLIRNQLASGK; encoded by the exons ATGGCATCCCATATTGTTGGATACCCTCGTATGGGCCCTAAGAGAGAGCTCAAGTTCGCCCTGGAGTCATTCTGGGATGGGAAGAGCAGTGCTGAGGATTTGAAGAAGGTGGCAGCTGGTCTCAGGGCATCCATCTGGAAGCAGATGGCTGATGCCGGGATCAAGTACATCCCCAGCAACACATTCTCCTACTACGATCAGGTGCTTGATGCCACCGCAATGCTCGGCGCTGTTCCACCCCGATACGGGTGGACTGGCGGGGAGATTGGATTTGATACTTACTTCTCCATGGCTAGGGGTAATGCCTCTGTGCCTGCAATGGAGATGACCAAGTGGTTTGATACCAACTA CCACTTTATTGTCCCTGAACTGGGACCTGATGTGAATTTCACTTATGCATCCCACAAGGCAGTGGATGAGTACAAGGAGGCCAAGGCG TTTCTCTTCCAGCTTGGAGTAGATACAATCCCAGTCCTCATTGGCCCTGTATCATACTTGGTGCTCTCCAAACCTGCCAAGGGCGCTGATAAATCCTTCTCTCTTCTTTCCCTCCTCCCAAAAGTCATTGCTGTCTACAA AGAAGTTGTGGCTGATCTTAAGGCAGCTGGTGCTACATGGATTCAGTTTGATGAACCTACCCTTGTCTTGGACCTTGACCCTCACACATTGCAAGCATTTACtgcaacatactcagaacttgaATCTACTTTATCTGGTCTAAATGTTCTTATTGAGACCTACTTTGCTGATGTTCCTGCTGAGGCATACAAGACCCTCACTACTCTGAATGGCATCACAGCGTTTGGATTTGATTTAGTCCGTGGAGCTAAGACTCTTGATTTGATCAAGGGAGGATTTCCCAGTGGAAAGCATCTGTTTGCTGGAGTGGTTGATGGAAGGAACATTTGGGCTAATGATCTTGCTGCTTCTCTCAGTACATTAACTAGTCTTGAGGGCATTGTGGGCAAAG ATAACCTTGTTGTGTCCACCTCCTGCTCACTTCTTCACACTGCTGTTGATCTTGTTAATGAAACCAAGTTGGACAATGAGATAAAATCATGGCTGGCTTTTGCTGCCCAAAAAATTGTTGAAGTAAATGCATTGGCCAAAGCATTGTCTGGTCAAAAGGATGAG GCGTTCTTCTCTTCCAATGCTGCAGCTCAGGCTTCAAGAAAGTCCTCTCCTAGAGTGACCAATGAGGCTGTTCAGAAGGCT GCTGCTGCACTGAAGGGCTCTGATCATCGCCGTGCAACAAATGTCGGCGCCAGACTGGATGCTCAGCAAAAGAAGCTCAACCTTCCAGTTCTCCCAACGACCACAATTGGATCCTTCCCTCAGACTGTTGAACTGAGGAGGGTGCGCCGTGAATACAAGGCTAACAA GATCACGGAGGAAGAGTATGTTACTTCTATTAAAGAGGAGATCCGCAAAGTTGTTGAACTCCAAGAACAGCTTGATATTGATGTCCTGGTACATGGCGAGCCTGAG AGAAATGATATGGTTGAGTACTTTGGTGAGCAGTTATCTGGTTTTGCCTTTACTGTCAATGGGTGGGTGCAATCTTACGGATCTCGTTGTGTGAAGCCACCAATCATCTATGGTGATGTGAGTCGCCCAAAACCAATGACAGTATTCTGGTCATCTATGGCTCAGAGTATGACGAAACGCCCAATGAAAGGAATGCTTACCGGCCCAGTAACCATTCTCAACTGGTCCTTTGTTAGAAATGATCAACCTAG ATCTGAGACTACCTACCAGATTGCTTTGGCTATCAAGGATGAAGTAGAAGATCTTGAAAAAGGTGGTATTGGTGTTATCCAAATCGACGAGGCTGCTTTGAGAGAGGGGCTTCCATTGAGGAAGTCAGAGCAAGCTCACTACTTGGACTGGGCTGTCCATGCCTTCAGAATTACCAATATTGGAGTGCAGGATACTACTCAG ATCCACACCCACATGTGCTACTCTAACTTCAATGACATCATCCACTCTATCATCGATATGGATGCTGATGTGATCACCATTGAGAACTCACGTTCGGATGAGAAGCTTCTGTCGGTGTTCCGTGAAGGAGTTAAGTACGGAGCTGGAATTGGCCCTGGAGTCTATGATATTCACTCCCCCAGAATACCACCAACTGAAGAAATCGCAGACAGGATCAACAAGATGCTTGCAGTGCTTGAGACAAACATTTTGTGGGTAAACCCTGATTGTGGGCTCAAGACTCGCAAGTACACGGAGGTGAATCCAGCCCTCACAAACATGGTTGCTGCCACAAAGCTGATCCGCAACCAGCTTGCAAGTGGCAAGTGA
- the LOC130737988 gene encoding 5-methyltetrahydropteroyltriglutamate--homocysteine methyltransferase 1 isoform X2, whose protein sequence is MASHIVGYPRMGPKRELKFALESFWDGKSSAEDLKKVAAGLRASIWKQMADAGIKYIPSNTFSYYDQVLDATAMLGAVPPRYGWTGGEIGFDTYFSMARGNASVPAMEMTKWFDTNYHFIVPELGPDVNFTYASHKAVDEYKEAKALGVDTIPVLIGPVSYLVLSKPAKGADKSFSLLSLLPKVIAVYKEVVADLKAAGATWIQFDEPTLVLDLDPHTLQAFTATYSELESTLSGLNVLIETYFADVPAEAYKTLTTLNGITAFGFDLVRGAKTLDLIKGGFPSGKHLFAGVVDGRNIWANDLAASLSTLTSLEGIVGKDNLVVSTSCSLLHTAVDLVNETKLDNEIKSWLAFAAQKIVEVNALAKALSGQKDEAFFSSNAAAQASRKSSPRVTNEAVQKAAAALKGSDHRRATNVGARLDAQQKKLNLPVLPTTTIGSFPQTVELRRVRREYKANKITEEEYVTSIKEEIRKVVELQEQLDIDVLVHGEPERNDMVEYFGEQLSGFAFTVNGWVQSYGSRCVKPPIIYGDVSRPKPMTVFWSSMAQSMTKRPMKGMLTGPVTILNWSFVRNDQPRSETTYQIALAIKDEVEDLEKGGIGVIQIDEAALREGLPLRKSEQAHYLDWAVHAFRITNIGVQDTTQIHTHMCYSNFNDIIHSIIDMDADVITIENSRSDEKLLSVFREGVKYGAGIGPGVYDIHSPRIPPTEEIADRINKMLAVLETNILWVNPDCGLKTRKYTEVNPALTNMVAATKLIRNQLASGK, encoded by the exons ATGGCATCCCATATTGTTGGATACCCTCGTATGGGCCCTAAGAGAGAGCTCAAGTTCGCCCTGGAGTCATTCTGGGATGGGAAGAGCAGTGCTGAGGATTTGAAGAAGGTGGCAGCTGGTCTCAGGGCATCCATCTGGAAGCAGATGGCTGATGCCGGGATCAAGTACATCCCCAGCAACACATTCTCCTACTACGATCAGGTGCTTGATGCCACCGCAATGCTCGGCGCTGTTCCACCCCGATACGGGTGGACTGGCGGGGAGATTGGATTTGATACTTACTTCTCCATGGCTAGGGGTAATGCCTCTGTGCCTGCAATGGAGATGACCAAGTGGTTTGATACCAACTA CCACTTTATTGTCCCTGAACTGGGACCTGATGTGAATTTCACTTATGCATCCCACAAGGCAGTGGATGAGTACAAGGAGGCCAAGGCG CTTGGAGTAGATACAATCCCAGTCCTCATTGGCCCTGTATCATACTTGGTGCTCTCCAAACCTGCCAAGGGCGCTGATAAATCCTTCTCTCTTCTTTCCCTCCTCCCAAAAGTCATTGCTGTCTACAA AGAAGTTGTGGCTGATCTTAAGGCAGCTGGTGCTACATGGATTCAGTTTGATGAACCTACCCTTGTCTTGGACCTTGACCCTCACACATTGCAAGCATTTACtgcaacatactcagaacttgaATCTACTTTATCTGGTCTAAATGTTCTTATTGAGACCTACTTTGCTGATGTTCCTGCTGAGGCATACAAGACCCTCACTACTCTGAATGGCATCACAGCGTTTGGATTTGATTTAGTCCGTGGAGCTAAGACTCTTGATTTGATCAAGGGAGGATTTCCCAGTGGAAAGCATCTGTTTGCTGGAGTGGTTGATGGAAGGAACATTTGGGCTAATGATCTTGCTGCTTCTCTCAGTACATTAACTAGTCTTGAGGGCATTGTGGGCAAAG ATAACCTTGTTGTGTCCACCTCCTGCTCACTTCTTCACACTGCTGTTGATCTTGTTAATGAAACCAAGTTGGACAATGAGATAAAATCATGGCTGGCTTTTGCTGCCCAAAAAATTGTTGAAGTAAATGCATTGGCCAAAGCATTGTCTGGTCAAAAGGATGAG GCGTTCTTCTCTTCCAATGCTGCAGCTCAGGCTTCAAGAAAGTCCTCTCCTAGAGTGACCAATGAGGCTGTTCAGAAGGCT GCTGCTGCACTGAAGGGCTCTGATCATCGCCGTGCAACAAATGTCGGCGCCAGACTGGATGCTCAGCAAAAGAAGCTCAACCTTCCAGTTCTCCCAACGACCACAATTGGATCCTTCCCTCAGACTGTTGAACTGAGGAGGGTGCGCCGTGAATACAAGGCTAACAA GATCACGGAGGAAGAGTATGTTACTTCTATTAAAGAGGAGATCCGCAAAGTTGTTGAACTCCAAGAACAGCTTGATATTGATGTCCTGGTACATGGCGAGCCTGAG AGAAATGATATGGTTGAGTACTTTGGTGAGCAGTTATCTGGTTTTGCCTTTACTGTCAATGGGTGGGTGCAATCTTACGGATCTCGTTGTGTGAAGCCACCAATCATCTATGGTGATGTGAGTCGCCCAAAACCAATGACAGTATTCTGGTCATCTATGGCTCAGAGTATGACGAAACGCCCAATGAAAGGAATGCTTACCGGCCCAGTAACCATTCTCAACTGGTCCTTTGTTAGAAATGATCAACCTAG ATCTGAGACTACCTACCAGATTGCTTTGGCTATCAAGGATGAAGTAGAAGATCTTGAAAAAGGTGGTATTGGTGTTATCCAAATCGACGAGGCTGCTTTGAGAGAGGGGCTTCCATTGAGGAAGTCAGAGCAAGCTCACTACTTGGACTGGGCTGTCCATGCCTTCAGAATTACCAATATTGGAGTGCAGGATACTACTCAG ATCCACACCCACATGTGCTACTCTAACTTCAATGACATCATCCACTCTATCATCGATATGGATGCTGATGTGATCACCATTGAGAACTCACGTTCGGATGAGAAGCTTCTGTCGGTGTTCCGTGAAGGAGTTAAGTACGGAGCTGGAATTGGCCCTGGAGTCTATGATATTCACTCCCCCAGAATACCACCAACTGAAGAAATCGCAGACAGGATCAACAAGATGCTTGCAGTGCTTGAGACAAACATTTTGTGGGTAAACCCTGATTGTGGGCTCAAGACTCGCAAGTACACGGAGGTGAATCCAGCCCTCACAAACATGGTTGCTGCCACAAAGCTGATCCGCAACCAGCTTGCAAGTGGCAAGTGA